TGAAATCGGTGCTCTACAAGGACTGGCAAGCCGAGATCGATCTTGATTTCGGCGATGGTGTCCTCGACATGCGCGACGTCTGGGTGCGTTTCGACGTCCCCAATACCAATTTTGCCATCCAGGCCGGCAATTTCAAGGAACCCTTCGGTATGGAGCGCCTCAACAGCTCGCGTCTGCTCACCTTCCTGGAACGATCGGCACCCACCAATGCCTTCGCCATGGGCCGCCGTGTCGGCATCGCCGGCCGCTATTACAATAAATACGGCCAGGTCTGCCTCGGCGCCTTCGGCCATGAAACCGGCACCCGCATCGACAAGGGACAGCGCGATGAGGCCTTCTCAGGCAACCTGCGCATCTCCGCCGCGCCCATCAACCTTCACGGCAAAAACCTGCACATCGGCTTCGCCTTTTCGCGGAAAAATCCCGAAACCCTAGGCGATGTGGCACCCAACGGCGTGGAGGTCAAGGCGCGCACGGAAAACTATGTCTCCGATCCCAAACCGCTGCACACCGGCACCATCACCGATGTCAACTATTACGATCGCCTCGGCGGCGAATTGATGGGCATCAAGGGACCCTTCTACTTCCAATCCGAGGTCTTTTCGCAAACCATGAAACGCTGGTACGGAAAATCGGACGTCAACCTCTGGGGCGCCTATGCGACCTTTACCTGGACGCCAACTGGCGAGACCCGCTTCTACTACGTCGATGAGGGCGAGGTCGGTCCGGTCGAAAAAGCGAAGCGCAGTTGGGGCGCCGTCGAGCTGTGCGCCCGCTTCAGCTATACCGATCTCAACGATCTGGAAGCCGGCATCCACGGCGGCGAATCGCGGCAGCTCATGCTGGGAATCAACTACTATCCCAATCCCGCGATCAAGCTGCAGTTCAATTACTCCCGTGTCAACCTGGACCAATATGCCACCCGTAATGGCAATATGTTCGGGAATGATGACCACTCGTTCATCCAGGGAAGAATCCAGGCTTCATTGTAAGCAGAGGAGAAATCAATCATGGACAGACGTATCCTTTTTTCGGTCCTGCTTGCCGGTGCGGCGCTTCTGGTCGCCTGCGACCGCGACGCTCCGCCGATCATCGCACCGGAGCCGGTTATTTACATTTCGCTCAACGAGGTGTTCTCGCAAGGGACTGCCGCCGATCCGGACTGGATCGAACTCTACAACAGCTCGACCGATACCCTGGATATCAGCGGCTACAAGATCTATGACAGCGCTGGCCAGTCTGGCGCCAAACCGAAGAAAGTGCTGCCGGCGGGGAGCACCATCCCCGCTCTGGGTTTGCTGATCATCGTGACCGATGACACGACCGCGAGCGGCTTCGGCCTCTCCAGCAGCGGCGAGCAGATCTGGCTTGAGGATAGCAAGGGCAAGGTTATCGATACAGTAACCTTCCCAGCGCTGAGTGAGACCCAGTCCTATGGCAAAACAGTCGAGGGCAGCAAGGAGTGGAAGATCTGGGACCAGGTGACACGCGGCCTCTTCAACAATGGCAGCGATGTCGTCATCCTGCCGCTCAAGTTGAATGAAGCCGAGTCGCGCGGCATTCCGGGAACCGATCCGGATTGGGTGGAGATCTATAATCCCTCGAATGTCGCGGTATCGCTGAACGGCTACAAGATCTACGACCCGGGTGGGCATCAGAACGTCAAACCCAAGATGGAGTTCCCGGCCGGCTCTTCTGTGCCCGCCAAGGGCTTCTTCGTGATCGTGGTCGATGACACCTCCGCAGCCGGTTTCGGCCTTTCCAGCGGCGGCGATGAGATCTGGTTGGAAGACGCCAGCGGCACCCAGATCGATTACGTCAAAATCCCGGCTTTGGTCTCGACGACCACCTCCTACTGCCGTATCCCGGATGGCGCGGACAACTGGCAGATCTCCAATACCATCACACGCGGCAAGCCGAACCAGCCGTGACGATTTTTGCATCCTGACCGGGTCCGCTGACGCCAGCGGACCCACTTCACTACGCAGGCACTATGAAGAACTCGACTCTCCTGATCCTCCTGATGGCGCTCGGCCTGGCCGGCTGCTCCCGCAGCGGCCCCGCCTCTTCGCCCGTAGAACCCGTCAACAACGCATTGAAACCCGTCGAGGTCATCAGTCTCGCACCGGCCATAACGGAACCCTCGGGCATAGTCTATAGCCCGGGGAGCAACACCTTTTTCGTCGTCTCCGATTCACGTCCCGAGGTCTTCGAGATCTCGGCGGCCGGCGTCGTTCAGCGGACGCTTCCCACCAACGGCTCCGATCTCGAGGGCATCGCGCTCTCGGCAGGCGGGGACTCTCTCTTTCTGGCCGAAGAACGAAACCAGGCCATCGATACTTATACCCGCGCAGGTAGACTGCTGTCCGTCCTCCCTGTGAAAGTGGCTACTCTGGCCAATAATGCCCTGGAAGGAGTCACGGTCGATGCCCAGGGACATCTCTGGATTATCAATGAAAAAATGCCGCGCCTGCTGCTCGAATTCGCCGGGACGCAGGAAATCAGCCGCAGGGAAATCGCCTTCGTCGATGACCTCTCGGACATTTGCTGCGACCCGGGAGGCCAGGGCTTCTGGATCATCAGCGATGAATCACGCAAGGTCATCCGGATCTCCCGGACCGGCGAACTGCTCGGGGAGTGGAACCTCCCCTTTGACAAGGGCGAAGGAATCGCCTTGGCCGGGGCCAAAATGTATATCGTCAACGACCAGGATGCAAAACTCTACATCTTTTCCAAACCCATCTGATACCGATTATGCTTGTGCTTCACTCCCGGGTTTTGTAAATTAAAAAAATACCATGAAGGAGGACTCTATGAAAAATGCTACACGCGTTGCAGTCCTTTTATTGACCGTTGCGCTGACCGCTTTCCTTATCAGCGGCTGCCTGATTACCGAAGTGATTCAGTCCTTGACCGTGGCCCCCGGTGGCACCTTTGAAGCCAAGATCACGATCACCGACAAGACCGCGGATGTCAATGCCTACAAGGGCGCCCTGGCCATCCTGGTGCCGGATGACTGGGAATTCATCTCCGGCACCTATAACTCCCAGGTTGGCAGCGGCGCTTTCGCGCTCGATCCCACCACCCCGCCAACCTATGGCGATATCGATGCCAAACTTCCCCCGCCGGCAGGCATGAAATGGATCAAACTGCTCTCCGACGCCGCCTATGCCAACGGCGCCGATGTTGTCCATGAGGCGAGCGTAAAGCTGAAAGCCGGGACCAAGACCGGCGATTTCCAGATCGGCTATCTGGTGACCAAGAACACCGTTGACATGCTCAACAGCATCAATCCGAGCGATACCGATAACGACAATGCCTGGGCCGACACCTCGATGAATCACAAGGTCACCGTCGGCGCCGCTGGACCCGTGGTGCTGATGATGAACGAGATCTACAGTCAGGGCACCAAGGATGCCACCGCCCCGGATTTCATCGAAATCTACAACGGCTCCGATTTTCAGGTCGACCTCAGCGGGTATCTGCTCTATGACAACGGCGGCCAAGCCGGCAGCAAGCCAAAGAAGGCCATTCCCGCCGGCACCACCATTCCTGCCTGGGGCGTTCTGGCGTTCAACACCGATTACACCACCGATACGGCGAGCGATTTCGGACTCAGCAGCGGCGGTGAAACCGTCTGGTTCGCCAATCCTGCCGGCGCGGTCATCGACAGCTGCGTCTTCCCGGCCATGAAGGTGGGTCAGTCCTACCAGCGCATCCCGGACGGCGGCGCCTGGAAACTCTGGTCACCGCTGAGCAAGGGCAAGACCAATGCTCCCGTCAAAATGAACGAAATCTATTCGCGCGGCACCACCGCGGACCCGGACTGGATCGAGCTCTACAACAGCTCGGCCGATACCATCGACATCAGCGGCTACAAGATCTATGACACCGGCGGTCAGAGCGGTTCCAAGCCGAAGATGGTCGTCGCGCCTGCTACCAAAATGGCCCCCAAAAGCTGGTTCGTTATCGTCACCGATGATGGCTCTCCCGCGGCCTTCGGCCTCTCGAGCGGCGGCGAAAAGGTGTGGCTCGAGGACAGCAGCGGTGTGGTGGTTGATTCGGTGGCCTTCCTGGCGATGCAAACGACCGAATCCTACAGCCGCATCCCCGATGCCGGCGTCTGGCAGCTTTCTCCGGTCATCACCAGGGGCGCGACTAACGGCGGCGGCTCCGGCGTGGCGGTCGATCCCAAGGTGGTCGAAGGCTACAGCCTGAGCCAGAATTACCCGAATCCGTTCAATCCCTCCACCACCATCGAGTTCACTCTGCCGCAAGCGGCCGAGGTGCAGGTGGCCGTCTATAACCTCGCCGGACAGAGGGTGGCGGAACTTGCCAACGGCCGCATGGCTGCGGGCATGCATCAGCTCACCTTCAACGCCAATGGCCTGGCGAGCGGGATTTATCTCTACGCCATCCGCAGCGCCGGGTTCTCCGCTACGAAACGTATGGTGCTGATGAAGTAAGACCATTCTGTTATCGGGCGCCTTCACCCTTCTGGTGATGGCGCCTGTTTTTATCCTGTTCCCTGCGATGAACCGGCCGGCGGCTTCCGGCCGGTGTCGGGATGCGGAGGTTGGGCTGTCCATGCAACTGGTGATCAATCAAAATCCCGTTGAAGTGGAAGCGAATCCCGGCGGCATCGCCCTTGACCTCCTGCGCGGTCGTCTCGGCCTCACCGGCGTCAAGGATGCATGCCGCGAGGGCGATTGCGGCGCCTGTACCATCCTCCACGGCCGTCTGCAGGAGGGGCGCGTCCTTTACCACGCCGTCGTCTCCTGTCTGCTCCCGCTCGGCGATTGCGCCGGCACCCACCTTGTCACTATTGAAGGCCTCTCCCCCGCGCCGGTCGATGCCGGTCCCGTTCTTGAGCGTCACCCCCTTAATCCCTTGCAGCAGGCTTTTCTCGACCAGGGCGCCATCCAGTGCGGTTTTTGCACGCCCGGGCTGGTCGTCGCCCTTACCGGCTGGCTGCTCACGGCCGCGCAGTGGGATGAAGAGGAGGCCCTCCTCAGCATCGCTGGCAACATCTGCCGCTGCACCGGCTACCTCTCAATCCGCCGCGCCGTCCGCCAGGTGCTCGCACAGCTTCCGGATGCGGCGGCGCCGCGGCTGGAGAGCCTGATCGCCGCCGGTTTCGTACCGGCTTACTTCGCTGGTGTACCCGGCCAGCTCGCCGCCTTCACGCAGCCCACCGCCGCAGCGGCCGAACCGGATAAAATCCGCATCGCCGGCGGGACGGATCTGCTGGTGCAAAAGCCGGAGCAGATGGCAGCAGCCGCGGTCGAGCTGATCGGCGGCCGCCCGGAGCTACGCGGGATAGCCGTCACGGCAGGCTGGTGCCGGATCGGCGGCGCGGTCACGGTCGAGGAACTGCGCCTTTCCGCGGAGCTGCGCACCATTCTACCCGACCTGCCACGCTTTCTCGAACTCGTCTCCTCGACACAGATCCGCAACCGCGCCACGGTGGCCGGCAACCTCATCAACGCCTCTCCGATCGGCGACCTGACCATCCTGCTGCTGGCGTTAGGCGCCGAGATCGAACTCACGGATGGCGATTCATCCCGCTCCATGCCCCTGCGTGCCTTTTACCTGGGGTACAAGAAACTCGACCGACGGGAGGAGGAACTCCTTTCTGCGGTGCGTTTTCCCTTGCCGCAGCCTGGTGACCTCTACAATTTTGAAAAAGTGAGCCGACGGGAACACCTCGATATCGCCTCCGTCAATTCGGCCTGTCTGTTGCGCCTGAATGGCGGCCGGGTTGAAGAGATCCATCTCGCCGCCGGCGGCGTCGCGCCGGTGCCGCTCTATCTGGAAGCCTGTTGCGCCTATCTGCGCGGCCGCGAACTGGATGAGAGCGTCCTGGCCGAGGCGGTACGTGTCGCCGGGAGCGAGATCGCTCCAATCGACGATGTGCGCGGCTCGGCGGAATATAAACGGCTGCTGTTGCGTCAGCTGCTTCAGGCTCATTTCGTCCGACTGATGCCGGAACGCTTCGGCGGAGGCGCCGCATGAACCTCGATTCCGTTCTCCATCTCCGCGGCGAGTCGCAGTTCATCGACGATCGGCCGGCGCCCGCCGGAACCCTGCATGCAGCGGTCTTCACCTCACCGGTCGCCCGCGGCCGGCTGATCGCTCTCGAAACCACCGCTGCGGCCAAGGCACCCGGTGTCTGTGCCGTGCTCACCGCCGCCGACATCCCCGGCGAGAACCAAATCGGCGGAATAATCGCCGACGAGCTGCTCCTCGCCGCGGAGCGTCTGGATTATATTGGCCAGCCCGTCGCATTGATCGTTGCGGCAAGCCCGGAGGCCGCTCGCGCTGCCCTCAAGCTGATGGACTTGAGCTATGCGGAAGAAACACCCGTCCTCGATCCGCGCGAGGCCGTCCGTTGCGGAGAGCTGATCCAGCCGCCACGCACCTTTGCCATCGGGAATATCGACCACGCCTGGGCGCACTGCGACTTTATCCTCGAGGGCCGGGCCGATTCGGGGGGACAGGAGCATCTTTACCTCGAAACCCAGGGGGCCCTGGCCCTGCCGGAGGAACAGGGGGGCATCAAGCTCTTTTCCGCCACCCAGTCGCCGACGACGGTCCAGAAGAGTGTTGCCAGGGTGCTCGGCCTAGCGATGCATCAGGTCGAGGTGGAGGTGCTCCGCCTCGGCGGCGCCTTCGGAGGCAAGGAGGATCAGGCCACCGCCTGGGCTGCCCTCGCCGCGCTGGCCGCCTTCCACCTGGGCAAACCGGTCAAGCTGATCCTGCGCCGTCACGAGGATATGCGCTGCACCGGCAAGCGCCACCCCTACTCCTCCGATTACCGGATCGGATTGCGTCGCGACGGCAAGATCCTCGCCTGGGAGGTGACCTACTATCAGAATGCCGGAGCGGCCGCCGACCTCTCGCCGGCCATCCTCGACCGCACCCTCTTCCATGCAACCAACTGCTATGCCATTCCGCATGTGCGCGCCACCGCCTGGTGCTGCCGCACCAACCTACCGCCCAACACCGCCTTTCGCGGTTTCGGCGGCCCCCAGGCAATGTTCGTCCTCGAGGCAGCCCTCGACCAGGCTGCTGCCCGGCTCGGACTCCCGGTCGCCACTATCCAGGCGGCCAACCTGATCGAGGAGGGGAACGAATTCCCCTATGGCCAGCGCGGACGCCATGTGCTAGCCCGGCGCTGCTGGCAGGAACTCCATGAGCGCTATGATCCGCAAGCCCGTCGCGCCGCCATCGACCGATTCAATGCCACGCACCGCCATGAGAAGCGGGGCATGGCGATTATGCCCATCTGCTTCGGCATTTCCTTTACCAATACCCTGCTCAATCAGGCCAATGCCCTGGTGCATATCTACAGCGATGGCAGCGTCGGCATCAGCACCGGCGCAGTGGAGATGGGGCAGGGGGTACACGAAAAGCTACGCAGTGTCGCTGCCCGCGCCCTCGGCATCCGCCCCGGTCGCATCCGCATCGAGAGCACCAGCACGGTGCGCAATGCCAATACCTCGGCTACGGCGGCGAGCACCGGAGCCGACCTCAACGGCCAGGCGGTGCGTCTCGCTTGTGAATCGATTCTGGCCCGGCTTGCTGACTTTGCCGCCCGGATCGCAGGGATCGATAGCCCCGGAGCGTTCACCATCCGCCGGGAGCAGATCCAGATCCAGGATCGGCTGCTGCCTTACACCTGGGAGGGATTCATTGCGGCCGCCTATGCGGCGCGGATCAGTCTCAGCAGCCAGGCCCATTATGCCACACCGGCCATCCATTTTGACAAGACCACCAACAAGGGCGATGCCTTCGCCTATCACGTCTACGGCGCCGCTTTGATTGAGGCGACCCTCGACGTGTTGCGCGGCACCTGCCGTTTCGACGCAGTGCGGATTGTGCATGATGCCGGCCGGTCGCTGGACCCGCAAATCGACCGCGGCCAGGTGGAAGGAGGCGTGGTTCAGGGCCTCGGCTGGATGACGCTCGAGGAGGTGGTGCAGGACACCAAGGGTCGGCTCCTCGCCGGCTCGATGACCACCTATAAGGTGCCGGACCTCTTTTTTGCGCCCGCGGAGATCGAAATCCACTGGCTCGAGGAGGCGGAGGGGGGTGCCGGGCCTTATCACAGCAAGGCCATCGGCGAGCCCCCTTTACTTTACGGCATCGGTGGCTGGTTCGCCCTTCTGGACGCCTTGCGCGCCGCGCGTCCCGGACTCGAGCTGCCCTATGTGGCCCCGCTGACTTCCGAGCGCCTGCTCATGGCGCTGCACGGCGGCGATTCGCCGGCTTAGCCCGCGCCCCCAC
The nucleotide sequence above comes from bacterium. Encoded proteins:
- a CDS encoding FAD binding domain-containing protein produces the protein MQLVINQNPVEVEANPGGIALDLLRGRLGLTGVKDACREGDCGACTILHGRLQEGRVLYHAVVSCLLPLGDCAGTHLVTIEGLSPAPVDAGPVLERHPLNPLQQAFLDQGAIQCGFCTPGLVVALTGWLLTAAQWDEEEALLSIAGNICRCTGYLSIRRAVRQVLAQLPDAAAPRLESLIAAGFVPAYFAGVPGQLAAFTQPTAAAAEPDKIRIAGGTDLLVQKPEQMAAAAVELIGGRPELRGIAVTAGWCRIGGAVTVEELRLSAELRTILPDLPRFLELVSSTQIRNRATVAGNLINASPIGDLTILLLALGAEIELTDGDSSRSMPLRAFYLGYKKLDRREEELLSAVRFPLPQPGDLYNFEKVSRREHLDIASVNSACLLRLNGGRVEEIHLAAGGVAPVPLYLEACCAYLRGRELDESVLAEAVRVAGSEIAPIDDVRGSAEYKRLLLRQLLQAHFVRLMPERFGGGAA
- a CDS encoding lamin tail domain-containing protein, whose translation is MDRRILFSVLLAGAALLVACDRDAPPIIAPEPVIYISLNEVFSQGTAADPDWIELYNSSTDTLDISGYKIYDSAGQSGAKPKKVLPAGSTIPALGLLIIVTDDTTASGFGLSSSGEQIWLEDSKGKVIDTVTFPALSETQSYGKTVEGSKEWKIWDQVTRGLFNNGSDVVILPLKLNEAESRGIPGTDPDWVEIYNPSNVAVSLNGYKIYDPGGHQNVKPKMEFPAGSSVPAKGFFVIVVDDTSAAGFGLSSGGDEIWLEDASGTQIDYVKIPALVSTTTSYCRIPDGADNWQISNTITRGKPNQP
- a CDS encoding SdiA-regulated domain-containing protein; translated protein: MKNSTLLILLMALGLAGCSRSGPASSPVEPVNNALKPVEVISLAPAITEPSGIVYSPGSNTFFVVSDSRPEVFEISAAGVVQRTLPTNGSDLEGIALSAGGDSLFLAEERNQAIDTYTRAGRLLSVLPVKVATLANNALEGVTVDAQGHLWIINEKMPRLLLEFAGTQEISRREIAFVDDLSDICCDPGGQGFWIISDESRKVIRISRTGELLGEWNLPFDKGEGIALAGAKMYIVNDQDAKLYIFSKPI
- a CDS encoding molybdopterin-dependent oxidoreductase, which encodes MNLDSVLHLRGESQFIDDRPAPAGTLHAAVFTSPVARGRLIALETTAAAKAPGVCAVLTAADIPGENQIGGIIADELLLAAERLDYIGQPVALIVAASPEAARAALKLMDLSYAEETPVLDPREAVRCGELIQPPRTFAIGNIDHAWAHCDFILEGRADSGGQEHLYLETQGALALPEEQGGIKLFSATQSPTTVQKSVARVLGLAMHQVEVEVLRLGGAFGGKEDQATAWAALAALAAFHLGKPVKLILRRHEDMRCTGKRHPYSSDYRIGLRRDGKILAWEVTYYQNAGAAADLSPAILDRTLFHATNCYAIPHVRATAWCCRTNLPPNTAFRGFGGPQAMFVLEAALDQAAARLGLPVATIQAANLIEEGNEFPYGQRGRHVLARRCWQELHERYDPQARRAAIDRFNATHRHEKRGMAIMPICFGISFTNTLLNQANALVHIYSDGSVGISTGAVEMGQGVHEKLRSVAARALGIRPGRIRIESTSTVRNANTSATAASTGADLNGQAVRLACESILARLADFAARIAGIDSPGAFTIRREQIQIQDRLLPYTWEGFIAAAYAARISLSSQAHYATPAIHFDKTTNKGDAFAYHVYGAALIEATLDVLRGTCRFDAVRIVHDAGRSLDPQIDRGQVEGGVVQGLGWMTLEEVVQDTKGRLLAGSMTTYKVPDLFFAPAEIEIHWLEEAEGGAGPYHSKAIGEPPLLYGIGGWFALLDALRAARPGLELPYVAPLTSERLLMALHGGDSPA
- a CDS encoding porin — protein: MKTKKLHLHSTLVLFFAAALLLGTAAILPAQDSKVPGGNYVAPLASEVRNGKLVFEAEDGSFRWWFDARIQYDGAYFFENKNELSSGTVLRRSTFAMKSVLYKDWQAEIDLDFGDGVLDMRDVWVRFDVPNTNFAIQAGNFKEPFGMERLNSSRLLTFLERSAPTNAFAMGRRVGIAGRYYNKYGQVCLGAFGHETGTRIDKGQRDEAFSGNLRISAAPINLHGKNLHIGFAFSRKNPETLGDVAPNGVEVKARTENYVSDPKPLHTGTITDVNYYDRLGGELMGIKGPFYFQSEVFSQTMKRWYGKSDVNLWGAYATFTWTPTGETRFYYVDEGEVGPVEKAKRSWGAVELCARFSYTDLNDLEAGIHGGESRQLMLGINYYPNPAIKLQFNYSRVNLDQYATRNGNMFGNDDHSFIQGRIQASL
- a CDS encoding lamin tail domain-containing protein is translated as MKNATRVAVLLLTVALTAFLISGCLITEVIQSLTVAPGGTFEAKITITDKTADVNAYKGALAILVPDDWEFISGTYNSQVGSGAFALDPTTPPTYGDIDAKLPPPAGMKWIKLLSDAAYANGADVVHEASVKLKAGTKTGDFQIGYLVTKNTVDMLNSINPSDTDNDNAWADTSMNHKVTVGAAGPVVLMMNEIYSQGTKDATAPDFIEIYNGSDFQVDLSGYLLYDNGGQAGSKPKKAIPAGTTIPAWGVLAFNTDYTTDTASDFGLSSGGETVWFANPAGAVIDSCVFPAMKVGQSYQRIPDGGAWKLWSPLSKGKTNAPVKMNEIYSRGTTADPDWIELYNSSADTIDISGYKIYDTGGQSGSKPKMVVAPATKMAPKSWFVIVTDDGSPAAFGLSSGGEKVWLEDSSGVVVDSVAFLAMQTTESYSRIPDAGVWQLSPVITRGATNGGGSGVAVDPKVVEGYSLSQNYPNPFNPSTTIEFTLPQAAEVQVAVYNLAGQRVAELANGRMAAGMHQLTFNANGLASGIYLYAIRSAGFSATKRMVLMK